In one window of Corynebacterium mycetoides DNA:
- a CDS encoding class C sortase, translated as MSIAAPPSAGAHRAPSGPMRRVIIPALIMLLGMAVLLYPVVATQWNNWLQQKAVSEYQADAQELATNDPAAASAAVESARRFNEAHTDGPIFDPWLARISEDNPEYQSYLDELSGLTAMSHVAIPSINSSLPVYHGTSAETLQKGVGHLYGSALPVGGVNNHTVLTGHTGLINATLWDNLVDVEVGDAIYVSTFGERLKYEVHDIEVVLPDETDSLKSVARQDLLTLITCTPYGINTHRLLIHAHRVPMDPSEAGVFDESSLHMQWWMWPVLAVVAVSLAAMARWIYIQNKRAREQA; from the coding sequence ATGTCCATAGCCGCCCCGCCATCCGCTGGAGCACACCGCGCCCCCAGTGGCCCGATGCGGCGCGTCATCATTCCGGCGCTGATCATGCTGCTGGGCATGGCCGTTCTCCTCTACCCCGTTGTGGCCACCCAGTGGAACAACTGGCTGCAGCAAAAGGCGGTGTCCGAGTACCAGGCCGACGCCCAGGAACTCGCCACCAACGACCCGGCCGCTGCATCCGCGGCCGTGGAATCGGCGAGGCGCTTCAACGAGGCGCATACAGACGGTCCGATCTTCGACCCGTGGCTGGCCCGCATCTCCGAGGACAACCCGGAGTACCAGTCCTACCTCGACGAGCTGTCGGGCCTGACCGCTATGTCACACGTGGCCATCCCGTCCATCAACTCGAGCCTTCCCGTCTACCACGGCACCTCCGCGGAGACGCTGCAAAAAGGCGTCGGTCACCTCTACGGGTCTGCGCTGCCGGTCGGCGGCGTGAACAACCACACCGTGCTGACCGGTCACACCGGGCTGATTAACGCGACGCTGTGGGACAACCTCGTTGACGTCGAGGTCGGCGACGCCATTTATGTGTCCACCTTCGGCGAGCGGCTCAAGTACGAGGTCCATGACATTGAGGTCGTGCTACCCGATGAGACGGACAGCCTGAAATCCGTCGCCCGGCAAGACCTGCTGACGCTGATCACGTGCACGCCCTACGGCATCAACACCCACCGCCTGCTGATTCACGCCCACAGGGTGCCGATGGACCCGTCCGAGGCGGGGGTGTTTGACGAGTCGTCTCTGCACATGCAGTGGTGGATGTGGCCTGTTCTCGCGGTGGTCGCCGTGTCCTTGGCGGCAATGGCCAGGTGGATCTACATCCAGAACAAGCGGGCGAGGGAGCAGGCGTGA
- a CDS encoding SpaA isopeptide-forming pilin-related protein: MKRLIAAISAATLLGALPLTAESAQAQTRVITGNDRAVPAGGVDTSRGIDLVVRELPVNPYDEVPEGALPYGGIEGLRFTLFRANGVDVTTPTGRADAARSRTEEEFNALEVTEVASRLTDGTGEATFEGLAPGLYRLEETVPDAEHNYRVTTPRWMVLPFVSATGDSFTYENVIVVKASAPVTTGAPRTPGPSGTAGTPDTSDTPETPDTPGTPSTTSAAPSTVVQHSPEGAPGRLLASTGANVLWLTAAGFLLIAIGFWMSRERDDHA, translated from the coding sequence GTGAAAAGGCTTATTGCGGCGATAAGTGCGGCAACGCTCCTAGGCGCTCTTCCTCTCACGGCTGAGTCCGCCCAGGCGCAGACGCGCGTAATCACGGGCAACGACCGGGCGGTACCTGCCGGCGGCGTGGACACCTCACGCGGTATCGACCTCGTCGTGCGGGAACTGCCGGTCAACCCCTACGACGAGGTGCCCGAGGGGGCGTTGCCGTACGGCGGCATCGAAGGTCTGCGGTTCACCCTGTTCCGGGCCAACGGAGTCGACGTGACTACCCCAACGGGGCGTGCCGACGCCGCTCGGTCCCGGACCGAGGAAGAGTTCAACGCCCTGGAGGTCACCGAGGTGGCCTCCCGCCTGACAGACGGCACGGGCGAGGCCACGTTCGAGGGCCTGGCACCCGGCCTGTACCGCCTCGAGGAAACCGTGCCCGACGCCGAGCACAACTACCGCGTGACCACCCCCCGCTGGATGGTCCTGCCGTTCGTGTCCGCCACCGGAGACTCCTTCACCTACGAAAACGTCATCGTGGTCAAGGCGTCCGCTCCGGTTACGACGGGAGCGCCCAGGACGCCGGGTCCGTCTGGAACGGCGGGGACGCCCGACACATCCGACACCCCAGAGACACCCGACACCCCGGGCACGCCGTCCACAACCTCGGCCGCACCCTCCACGGTTGTGCAGCACTCCCCGGAAGGCGCGCCGGGCCGGCTGCTGGCTTCGACCGGCGCCAACGTCCTGTGGCTCACAGCCGCTGGGTTCCTCCTAATCGCGATCGGCTTCTGGATGAGCAGGGAGCGCGACGACCATGCGTAG
- a CDS encoding VWA domain-containing protein → MKRRRIRHSVTKAAAMCAAAIGVLSTAPAPAQEPSPDSTGGLVVTDSPWTAVTSDGSVEAVDGVVPEPSTAPPTEPPTEQPNPLTTMDTMLAEPQVVGDVSFEYTGPAPDGTQVYQLEADVIFPQTPDGQVLADPEVSFVREESAVPLVDVSDPAIDGVPVPETSVDVFAYPAPDSEAALPEDVTGDLITFDTQSLELEGATTFSTEVHLASVEEDPAAWSLYTGAATATALNAEVTALEASPMQAPNYGQVPADRARLVVQVGGDRLTTTTNSATNVTGRVSNVYKYKGEPGAVLQLYRPLNDNSFGNEDANNQLTANVTPVAINQPWATCTSDINGECVFDIPVSIFAPGTEKYYWVAMTKASPGFEVQSVIRTGGGGGDAPAGVDLRYAYATPYMRDAGGQTLYSGVRYRRDPTYILGRWGSDWETSGSVIPTSFMNEAPSADFYRTDWGNYLYYGMRQDRSALGVFQQVRSNPPLSNRCGLNVGFIVDTSNSVGTSGMSTIKAILNGGRIGGWLTGRNIAGVLPSLKSTGTRVGLVSFGNSSPGSSSQSNQLTPLSLNNATQFGTATNWVNVLNYSGGTNWEAGLRKFVDHNETQLSQGSRGDVYDVVFMITDGNPTFLDTRTQPDNGRMGEFRHVEAAMGVANTLKSQGTRVIPVGIPSEWTGFFAPDANSQLSVSDPNLQALSGGSKGGSDSRSLRATDFITFTDAEVFQQALLNTLNECSVTVERRLYEGKDPNAVATPSNTRATLQESASWSFDGTLVPMTGATTTQSGKPVATAGSDNLLAKFNLNGTTGYKSITVREPSSGVPADWLRMDAAGGYNAQCTDSAGTPVSVTDVDPRDPNTPTNDFQLTNVPVTGGIHCVVYYRLAPTDFDLRLHKVDAENRDVGLDGAAFQLARLGVTAADDAIVPPTAQASGGVFAWDKLEPGRYRLTETRAATGGYSLLPQPVYFRVARENGQLALYMLNGPTDQTGTRVSASNQILTFPVVGFEAANNQVTMKVANVRVGEMPDTGGIGVAPWLVAGLTISALGAAFAAHGRRRVA, encoded by the coding sequence ATGAAACGCCGCAGGATCCGACACTCGGTGACCAAAGCAGCCGCCATGTGCGCAGCCGCCATCGGCGTCCTCTCTACCGCACCTGCCCCCGCGCAGGAGCCCTCCCCGGACTCCACCGGTGGACTCGTTGTGACCGATTCGCCGTGGACCGCCGTCACTTCCGACGGCTCCGTCGAGGCCGTGGACGGCGTCGTGCCTGAGCCTTCGACGGCACCTCCGACGGAACCTCCAACAGAGCAGCCCAACCCTCTCACCACGATGGACACCATGCTTGCGGAGCCGCAGGTGGTGGGCGACGTCTCCTTCGAATACACCGGACCCGCCCCCGACGGCACGCAGGTCTACCAGCTCGAAGCCGATGTGATCTTCCCGCAGACCCCCGACGGCCAAGTTCTCGCCGACCCCGAGGTCTCCTTCGTCCGCGAAGAATCCGCCGTGCCGCTTGTCGACGTCTCCGATCCTGCCATCGACGGAGTCCCGGTTCCGGAGACTTCCGTAGATGTGTTTGCCTACCCCGCGCCCGACAGCGAGGCCGCGCTTCCGGAAGATGTCACAGGCGACCTCATTACCTTTGACACCCAGTCTTTGGAGCTGGAAGGCGCTACTACATTCAGCACTGAGGTGCACTTGGCGAGCGTGGAAGAAGATCCGGCGGCCTGGTCTCTCTACACCGGTGCAGCCACCGCCACCGCCCTCAACGCTGAGGTGACAGCTCTCGAGGCATCACCGATGCAGGCACCGAATTATGGTCAGGTGCCTGCTGACCGCGCCCGTCTCGTGGTGCAGGTCGGCGGCGATCGTTTGACCACGACCACCAATTCCGCGACAAATGTCACGGGCCGCGTCAGCAACGTCTACAAGTACAAAGGCGAGCCAGGGGCAGTCCTGCAGCTATACCGCCCGCTGAACGACAACTCTTTTGGAAACGAAGACGCGAACAATCAACTCACTGCCAATGTGACTCCTGTTGCCATTAATCAGCCCTGGGCGACCTGTACATCCGACATCAATGGCGAGTGCGTCTTTGACATTCCCGTTTCCATCTTTGCGCCCGGAACCGAGAAATACTACTGGGTGGCCATGACAAAAGCGTCTCCGGGTTTCGAGGTGCAGAGTGTCATCAGGACCGGCGGCGGTGGTGGCGACGCCCCCGCTGGCGTTGACCTGCGCTACGCGTACGCAACTCCGTACATGCGGGATGCCGGCGGCCAGACGCTGTACTCGGGTGTTAGGTACCGGCGGGACCCCACCTACATTCTCGGTCGGTGGGGATCCGATTGGGAGACGAGCGGCTCGGTAATCCCGACCTCGTTCATGAACGAGGCACCCTCTGCGGACTTCTATCGAACCGACTGGGGAAACTACCTTTACTATGGCATGCGGCAAGATCGAAGCGCGCTCGGTGTCTTCCAGCAGGTTCGCTCGAACCCCCCGCTGAGCAATCGCTGCGGGCTCAACGTCGGCTTCATCGTCGATACGTCGAACAGTGTGGGAACAAGCGGCATGAGCACGATCAAAGCCATCCTCAACGGCGGGCGAATAGGCGGTTGGTTGACTGGGAGAAATATTGCGGGAGTCCTCCCGAGCTTGAAGTCGACAGGCACGCGTGTTGGTTTGGTGAGCTTCGGTAACTCTTCTCCGGGATCATCCAGTCAGTCGAATCAGCTCACACCGCTCAGCCTCAATAACGCTACGCAGTTTGGGACCGCGACGAACTGGGTCAACGTCCTCAACTACTCCGGGGGAACGAACTGGGAAGCCGGTCTCCGAAAATTCGTCGACCACAACGAGACGCAACTCTCTCAGGGCAGTAGGGGGGACGTCTACGACGTTGTGTTCATGATCACCGACGGCAACCCCACATTCCTGGATACCCGGACGCAGCCCGATAACGGAAGGATGGGGGAGTTCCGCCACGTAGAGGCGGCTATGGGCGTGGCAAACACCCTGAAGTCACAGGGCACCCGCGTAATCCCGGTGGGTATCCCGTCGGAATGGACAGGTTTCTTTGCGCCCGACGCTAATTCCCAGCTCAGCGTGTCTGACCCGAACCTGCAGGCGCTGTCCGGTGGTTCGAAGGGCGGGAGTGATTCTCGGAGCCTGCGCGCGACGGACTTCATTACCTTTACGGACGCCGAGGTCTTCCAGCAAGCACTGTTGAACACTCTCAATGAGTGCTCCGTCACCGTGGAGCGTCGCCTCTACGAGGGCAAGGACCCGAATGCCGTTGCCACCCCGTCTAACACCCGGGCCACCCTGCAGGAGTCGGCGTCGTGGAGCTTCGACGGCACCCTGGTTCCTATGACCGGGGCAACGACCACCCAGTCGGGGAAGCCGGTTGCTACCGCGGGCTCGGATAACCTCTTGGCCAAGTTCAACCTCAACGGAACCACCGGATACAAATCCATCACGGTGCGCGAGCCTTCATCCGGGGTTCCCGCAGACTGGTTGCGGATGGATGCCGCGGGCGGATATAACGCGCAGTGCACTGACTCCGCGGGCACACCCGTGAGCGTCACGGATGTTGATCCACGCGATCCAAACACGCCGACCAACGACTTCCAGCTCACCAACGTCCCGGTAACCGGCGGTATCCACTGCGTTGTCTACTACCGACTCGCCCCGACGGACTTTGATCTGCGCCTGCATAAGGTGGACGCGGAGAATCGGGATGTTGGCCTCGACGGTGCCGCCTTCCAGCTGGCCAGGCTCGGGGTGACGGCCGCGGACGACGCGATCGTCCCGCCGACTGCTCAGGCCAGCGGCGGCGTCTTCGCGTGGGACAAGCTGGAACCGGGCCGGTACCGGCTGACGGAAACTCGCGCCGCCACCGGCGGGTACTCCCTGCTGCCGCAGCCGGTGTACTTCCGGGTGGCCCGGGAGAATGGCCAGCTCGCGCTGTACATGCTCAACGGACCCACCGATCAAACCGGCACGCGCGTCAGCGCCAGCAACCAAATCCTCACCTTCCCCGTCGTGGGATTCGAGGCTGCCAATAACCAGGTGACCATGAAGGTGGCCAACGTCAGAGTCGGCGAGATGCCCGACACCGGCGGAATCGGAGTCGCACCATGGCTCGTGGCGGGGCTGACCATCAGCGCCCTCGGCGCAGCCTTCGCGGCACACGGTCGGCGCCGAGTGGCCTAG
- a CDS encoding GtrA family protein: MSPQENRSSYVNSVKKQLVPFIIIGVGCAVIDFGITLSLTEFTGLSRDMSKVIGWCFGTLIAYVLNSRFAFQAEVNVKKAGAVFLLYASTFAVQVLLYNITEGPLIALGFENPWKDLTSFIIAQGVATVTNFVLQRRVIFSEETKIVSSSEPRTYTVKGDENPPVPPSAIA; encoded by the coding sequence GTGTCCCCGCAAGAAAACCGGTCAAGCTACGTCAACTCCGTGAAGAAGCAGCTCGTGCCCTTCATCATCATCGGTGTTGGCTGCGCGGTGATCGACTTCGGAATCACTCTGTCATTGACTGAGTTCACTGGCTTGTCGCGCGACATGTCAAAGGTGATCGGGTGGTGCTTCGGCACGCTGATTGCCTACGTGCTGAACTCGCGCTTTGCCTTCCAGGCCGAAGTGAACGTGAAGAAGGCCGGGGCGGTGTTCCTGCTCTACGCGTCCACGTTCGCCGTGCAGGTGCTGCTGTACAACATCACCGAAGGCCCGCTTATTGCCCTGGGGTTTGAGAACCCGTGGAAGGACCTCACCTCCTTCATCATCGCCCAGGGCGTGGCCACCGTGACCAACTTCGTGCTGCAGCGCCGGGTGATTTTCAGCGAGGAAACGAAGATAGTCTCCTCCTCCGAGCCGCGCACCTACACGGTTAAGGGCGACGAAAATCCTCCCGTGCCCCCATCCGCAATAGCCTGA
- the glfT1 gene encoding galactofuranosyltransferase GlfT1, with the protein MTLNPHGTTAAVIVTHKRVDLLRHSLQMVATQAHPVDWVIVVDNGAEEEVKRLVNEIAGDRAVYLASKTNLGGAGGFAYGFLHALALGADAVWCADDDGRPADEATLEELYRVAQQHRLDEVSPVVANMDNPERLAFPLRQGLTWKREVAELEGDFLPQYASLFNGALISALAMERIGVPDYRLFIRGDEVEYHRRLAQSGLKYGTALTAFYLHPDGSGEFHPIMGGRAHAQWPDNETKRYFTYRNRGYIINQRGMRAMKLQEVVRFGWFFLIQRKKPREFASWLRLLRMGAREDFRRP; encoded by the coding sequence ATGACTTTGAACCCGCACGGCACCACCGCCGCCGTGATTGTCACCCACAAGCGCGTCGACCTGCTGCGGCATTCGCTGCAGATGGTGGCCACACAGGCTCACCCGGTGGACTGGGTCATCGTGGTGGACAACGGGGCAGAAGAAGAAGTAAAACGGCTGGTCAACGAGATCGCCGGCGACCGGGCCGTCTACCTCGCGTCGAAAACCAACCTGGGCGGCGCCGGCGGGTTCGCCTACGGGTTCTTGCACGCCTTGGCCCTCGGCGCCGACGCGGTGTGGTGCGCCGACGACGACGGCCGCCCGGCGGATGAAGCAACGCTGGAGGAGCTCTACCGCGTGGCGCAGCAACACCGGCTCGACGAGGTCAGCCCGGTCGTCGCCAACATGGATAACCCCGAGAGGCTCGCCTTCCCGCTCCGCCAGGGCCTGACGTGGAAGCGGGAGGTCGCCGAGCTGGAGGGCGATTTCCTGCCCCAGTACGCCTCCCTGTTCAACGGGGCGCTCATCAGCGCGCTAGCGATGGAGCGCATCGGCGTGCCGGACTACCGGCTGTTCATCCGCGGTGACGAGGTGGAGTACCACCGTCGATTAGCTCAATCGGGCCTGAAGTACGGCACCGCGCTGACGGCGTTCTACCTGCACCCCGACGGATCGGGCGAATTCCACCCGATCATGGGCGGCCGCGCGCACGCGCAGTGGCCGGACAACGAGACGAAGCGCTACTTCACGTACCGCAACCGCGGCTACATCATCAACCAGCGCGGGATGCGGGCGATGAAGCTGCAAGAGGTTGTGCGTTTCGGGTGGTTCTTCCTCATCCAGCGCAAGAAGCCGCGGGAGTTCGCGAGCTGGCTCAGGCTATTGCGGATGGGGGCACGGGAGGATTTTCGTCGCCCTTAA
- the wzt gene encoding galactan export ABC transporter ATP-binding subunit Wzt/RfbE, translating to MVAIDTYNACVDFPIFDAKSRSLKKAVVSSAGGAIGKNDANTVVVEALKDINLHLREGDRVGLVGHNGAGKSTLLRLLSGIYEPTRGVADVRGRVAPVFDLGVGMDPEISGYENIIIRGLFLGQSRKQMKAKIDEIAEFSELGDYLNMPLRTYSTGMRVRLALGVVTSIEPEILLLDEGIGAVDAAFMAKARVKLAEMVARSGILVFASHSNDFLAQLCTTALWVDKGEIRQAGLVSDVVAAYEGPEAGGYVADLVTRFHGEGAV from the coding sequence GTGGTTGCCATCGACACCTACAACGCCTGCGTCGACTTCCCCATCTTCGACGCCAAATCCCGCTCCCTGAAAAAGGCCGTGGTTTCCTCCGCCGGAGGGGCCATCGGCAAAAACGACGCCAACACCGTCGTCGTGGAGGCGCTCAAAGACATCAACTTGCACCTGCGCGAAGGCGACCGCGTGGGGCTCGTCGGCCACAACGGAGCCGGCAAGTCCACCCTGCTGCGCCTGTTGTCCGGCATCTACGAGCCGACCAGGGGTGTCGCCGACGTGCGCGGCCGCGTCGCGCCCGTCTTCGACCTGGGCGTGGGCATGGACCCGGAGATTTCCGGGTACGAGAACATCATCATCCGGGGCCTGTTCCTGGGCCAGTCCCGCAAGCAGATGAAGGCGAAGATCGACGAGATCGCCGAATTCTCCGAGCTCGGCGACTACCTGAACATGCCGCTGCGCACCTACTCCACGGGCATGAGGGTGCGCCTGGCCCTGGGGGTGGTCACCTCGATCGAGCCCGAAATTTTGCTTCTCGACGAAGGCATCGGAGCCGTCGACGCCGCCTTCATGGCCAAGGCCCGGGTGAAGTTGGCCGAGATGGTCGCCCGCTCCGGCATCCTGGTCTTCGCCTCACATTCCAACGATTTCCTGGCGCAGCTGTGCACCACCGCCCTGTGGGTGGACAAGGGGGAAATCCGGCAGGCCGGGCTGGTGTCCGACGTTGTTGCGGCCTACGAGGGCCCGGAGGCCGGCGGGTATGTTGCCGATCTGGTCACACGGTTCCACGGGGAGGGGGCGGTGTAG
- the wzm gene encoding galactan export ABC transporter permease subunit Wzm/RfbD encodes MRDRLLADVSRMTTDTHDATPASRSRTFSMAFADLVSGWRQHELWLQLGWQDIKQRYRRSTLGPLWITIATGVMALALGLLYSMLFQISVREFLPHVTVGFIIWGFIAGCIKDGSQIFIENEGLIKQLPSALSVHVYRLVWRQLLFLAHNMVIWVILVAVFRIPLTWHTLLAIPALALLVVNGVWVTMLFGIIATRFRDVAPLLEALVQLLFYVTPIVWTTQTLREQGGEVAQRARIAEINPLYHYLEIVRGPLIGVDVPLYHWGIVGAFTVAGLLLALAVMRQWRFRVPYWV; translated from the coding sequence ATGCGGGACCGATTGCTTGCCGACGTCTCACGTATGACCACCGACACCCACGACGCGACCCCCGCGTCGCGGTCGAGAACATTCTCGATGGCGTTCGCGGATCTTGTCAGCGGGTGGCGGCAGCACGAGCTGTGGCTCCAGCTCGGCTGGCAGGACATCAAGCAGCGCTACCGCCGCAGCACGCTGGGCCCGCTGTGGATCACGATCGCCACCGGCGTCATGGCGCTCGCCCTCGGCCTTCTGTATTCCATGCTGTTCCAGATCTCCGTGCGCGAGTTCCTCCCCCACGTCACGGTCGGCTTCATCATCTGGGGCTTCATCGCCGGCTGCATCAAGGACGGCTCCCAGATCTTCATCGAGAACGAGGGCTTGATCAAGCAGCTTCCGTCCGCGCTGTCCGTGCACGTCTACCGGCTGGTGTGGCGCCAGCTGCTGTTTTTGGCCCACAACATGGTCATCTGGGTGATCCTGGTGGCCGTGTTCCGCATCCCGCTTACGTGGCACACGCTGCTGGCCATCCCCGCGCTCGCTCTGCTCGTGGTCAACGGGGTGTGGGTGACCATGCTGTTCGGCATCATCGCCACCCGGTTCCGCGACGTCGCCCCGCTCCTTGAGGCCCTGGTGCAGCTGCTCTTCTACGTCACCCCCATCGTGTGGACCACCCAGACGCTGCGGGAGCAGGGCGGCGAGGTGGCCCAGCGCGCCAGGATCGCCGAGATCAACCCGCTGTACCACTACCTCGAAATCGTCCGCGGGCCGCTCATCGGGGTTGACGTCCCGCTGTACCACTGGGGCATCGTCGGCGCGTTCACCGTCGCCGGGCTCCTGCTCGCCCTCGCCGTCATGCGCCAGTGGCGCTTCCGCGTCCCGTACTGGGTGTAA
- a CDS encoding aminotransferase class V-fold PLP-dependent enzyme — translation MSFDVAGVRGLYTSLSDGWIYLNAHDCPQVPERVSAAVSRSFRMATAVSRPEPAGGTHSKPSSGCPEGRALLDDAAVAVADLVGATPERVVLGPGLPYLYASLVTAMHPLLRRTSNVVLNNVDRPELTAALRRVEAGVRWAAADLATGELPGWQYMDVVDGATRLVSVPAAHPHLGTVAPVEEIVETVRAASRAWVLVDASSYAPYRPIAFDEWGADIVAVDLGELGGPEISALVFRDEAMLGRLEPVGDPAATGVALVGLGVSPGLAGAVASTVDHYASLSDAPAGRASRRTRLAASMTEVARYLNGLRDELNTSLGALPAVHIVGVSGEAAAEADSDVDRIPRLSFGVRGVPAETVHQRLLSHGIVATLTPRSTLTDEMGVDELGGAVTVSLAPFNTTADIEQLIRTVASLA, via the coding sequence GTGTCCTTCGACGTGGCGGGTGTGCGCGGTCTCTACACCTCGCTGTCTGACGGCTGGATCTACCTCAACGCCCACGATTGCCCCCAAGTGCCCGAGCGGGTGTCGGCCGCGGTGTCGCGCTCGTTCCGCATGGCCACCGCCGTGTCGCGGCCGGAGCCGGCGGGCGGCACCCATTCCAAGCCGTCCTCGGGGTGCCCCGAGGGCCGGGCCCTGCTTGACGACGCCGCCGTGGCCGTCGCCGATCTCGTCGGCGCAACCCCGGAGCGCGTCGTCCTCGGCCCGGGCCTGCCCTACCTGTACGCCTCGCTGGTCACCGCGATGCACCCGCTTCTGCGCCGCACCTCCAACGTGGTGCTCAACAATGTCGACCGCCCCGAGCTCACGGCCGCCCTGCGCCGCGTCGAGGCCGGCGTGCGCTGGGCGGCGGCGGACCTGGCCACCGGCGAGCTGCCGGGTTGGCAGTACATGGATGTAGTCGACGGCGCCACGCGGCTGGTGTCGGTGCCCGCCGCGCACCCGCATCTGGGCACGGTGGCCCCCGTGGAAGAAATCGTGGAGACGGTCCGCGCCGCCTCGCGGGCATGGGTGCTTGTCGACGCCTCCTCCTACGCCCCGTACCGCCCCATCGCATTCGATGAGTGGGGCGCCGACATCGTCGCCGTGGACCTGGGGGAGCTGGGCGGGCCGGAGATCTCCGCCCTGGTGTTCCGGGACGAGGCGATGCTCGGGCGTCTCGAGCCCGTGGGGGACCCAGCCGCGACCGGCGTGGCGCTGGTGGGTCTCGGGGTCTCCCCCGGGCTCGCGGGCGCGGTGGCGTCCACGGTTGACCACTATGCGTCGCTGAGCGACGCGCCCGCCGGGCGCGCCTCGCGCAGAACCCGGCTGGCCGCGTCGATGACGGAGGTGGCGCGCTACCTCAACGGGCTGCGCGACGAGCTAAACACCTCCCTGGGAGCTCTGCCCGCGGTGCACATCGTGGGCGTGTCGGGCGAGGCGGCGGCCGAGGCGGATTCGGACGTCGACCGCATTCCACGTTTGTCCTTCGGCGTGCGCGGGGTGCCCGCCGAAACGGTGCACCAGCGCCTGCTCTCGCACGGGATCGTGGCAACGCTGACCCCGCGGAGCACGCTGACGGACGAGATGGGAGTCGACGAGCTCGGCGGGGCCGTCACGGTCTCGCTCGCGCCGTTCAACACCACGGCGGATATCGAGCAGCTCATCCGCACCGTGGCGTCTCTGGCCTAA
- a CDS encoding NAD(P)H-quinone oxidoreductase, with product MKAIQLTDPGNPRSLELVDVPTPEPREDEVLVKIAAAGVNRGDLMQAQGMYPPPEGESEIIGLECAGTIEGTGEEVGCLLAGGGYAEYVAVPKGQLMTPPEGFSLVDTAGVIEVANTAWANLGMLAGVKEGDRVLIHGGAGGVGSFAVQLCKALGCEVATTAGSVEKLDYCRELGADIAINYREQDFAEELEGSCDIILDVMGGSYLERNVRSLANDGRLVVIALQGGTKGTLNLGRMLTRRQSVHATTLRARPRPMKAAVVESTFRNVWPLLESGQIKANVSKTFPLADAAAAHEYLDSGANTGKIVLEV from the coding sequence ATGAAAGCTATCCAACTTACCGACCCCGGAAACCCCCGCTCCCTCGAACTGGTCGACGTGCCCACCCCCGAGCCCCGGGAGGACGAGGTGTTGGTCAAGATCGCGGCGGCTGGCGTGAACCGCGGCGACCTGATGCAGGCCCAGGGCATGTACCCACCACCGGAGGGCGAGTCCGAGATCATCGGCCTGGAGTGCGCGGGCACCATCGAGGGCACCGGCGAGGAAGTCGGCTGCCTGCTCGCCGGCGGCGGCTACGCCGAGTACGTCGCCGTGCCCAAGGGCCAGCTCATGACCCCGCCGGAGGGCTTCAGCCTGGTGGACACCGCCGGCGTGATCGAGGTGGCCAACACCGCGTGGGCCAACCTGGGCATGCTCGCCGGCGTGAAGGAGGGCGACCGCGTGCTCATCCACGGCGGCGCCGGCGGCGTCGGCTCCTTTGCCGTCCAACTGTGCAAGGCGCTGGGGTGCGAGGTGGCCACCACCGCGGGCAGCGTGGAGAAGCTGGACTACTGCCGCGAGCTGGGCGCTGACATCGCGATCAACTACCGCGAGCAGGATTTCGCCGAGGAGCTGGAGGGCTCCTGCGACATCATTCTCGACGTCATGGGAGGGTCCTACCTGGAGCGCAACGTCCGCAGCCTCGCCAACGACGGCCGCCTGGTGGTCATCGCCCTGCAGGGCGGGACCAAGGGCACCCTCAACTTGGGCAGGATGCTCACCCGCCGCCAGTCCGTGCACGCCACCACCCTGCGCGCCCGGCCCCGCCCGATGAAGGCCGCGGTGGTCGAGTCCACCTTCCGCAACGTCTGGCCCCTGCTCGAGAGCGGCCAGATCAAGGCCAACGTGTCGAAGACGTTCCCGCTTGCCGACGCCGCCGCCGCCCACGAGTACCTCGACTCCGGAGCGAACACCGGAAAGATCGTGCTCGAGGTGTAG